The Drosophila mauritiana strain mau12 chromosome 2R, ASM438214v1, whole genome shotgun sequence genome has a segment encoding these proteins:
- the LOC117135460 gene encoding uncharacterized protein LOC117135460: MFDSKIRVPKYDSDAFDNVAYELQMTYTLETDRRIMSFYDAMWGMEVTGGIDQFEPLTIVNVSPTGLAKRGGMRVGDEITQINDVPALEMTFNEALQMFRKNSRYVRVYVRGDDDAPGEEDWTCDCWFKPRKPWRRDFTPIQWTFPWNDRRKPVYKESNCFMVPSKMEEKIRARRAVTSAVHKKDDLAPHTRSLTPTPRPKNQPGPNLLETVLRPRGPPPRD; encoded by the exons ATGTTCGACTCAAAGATTAGGGTGCCCAAGTACGACTCGGATGCGTTCGACAATGTCGCGTACGAGCTGCAGATGACGTACACTCTGGAGACGGATCGCCGGATCATGAGCTTCTACGACGCCATGTGGGGCATGGAGGTGACTGGCGGCATTGATCAGTTCGAGCCGCTGACCATTGTGAATGTGTCACCCACTGGCCTGGCGAAGAGAGGAGGCATGCGAGTGGGCGACGAGATCACCCAGATCAATGATGTGCCGGCCCTGGAGATGACCTTCAATGAGGCCCTGCAAATGTTCCGAAAGAATTCGCGATACGTTCGTGTCTACGTTAGGGG TGATGACGATGCTCCCGGTGAGGAGGATTGGACCTGCGATTGCTGGTTTAAGCCCAGGAAGCCCTGGCGTCGTGACTTCACACCCATTCAATGGACATTCCCCTGGAACGATCGTCGCAAGCCTGTCTACAAGGAGTCCAACTGCTTCATGGTGCCCAGCAAAATGGAGGAGAAGATTCGGGCGAGACGTGCTGTCACCTCAGCTGTTCATAAGAAGGATGATCTGGCTCCACACACTCGCTCCTTGACGCCCACTCCCAGGCCGAAGAATCAACCAGGTCCGAATCTTCTCGAGACTGTGCTCAGGCCACGTGGACCACCGCCAAGG
- the LOC117135465 gene encoding accessory gland protein Acp53Ea: protein MHLIKIALLLSFLALCQKSQVQAAISSELDHYLRCLEVVTDAGALMIENSITAISLLSDCVDFQPKLKLTGSILRFIRVAHQFGKKAIYDRPECLVQTFTTGVGLIRPIIAKFDSLRCFDE, encoded by the exons ATGCATTTGATTAAGATCGCCTTGTTACTGAGCTTTTTGGCT TTATGCCAAAAGTCGCAAGTTCAAGCCGCCATAAGTTCGGAACTCGATCACTATCTCAGATGCTTGGAAGTGGTGACTGATGCCGGTGCCCTGATGATCGAGAATTCTATAACGGCCATAAGCCTTCTATCCGATTGCGTTGACTTTCAGCCGAAACTCAAACTAACTGGTAGTATTCTCAGATTTATTAGAGTGGCCCATCAGTTTGGCAAGAAGGCGATATACGACCGACCGGAATGCCTCGTCCAAACCTTTACCACCGGAGTCGGACTGATCAGACCGATTATAGCCAAGTTTGATAGCTTGAGGTGCTTTGATGAGTAA
- the LOC117135462 gene encoding uncharacterized protein LOC117135462: MSVIKSIFLLSILAVCLIPRETEAQATIGESWGRLGKCTQVGIETLTSLANKIVPTVYELKQCSGYVSLEPPNGKDRKITWYLKVSYEFFKKLVFDEPKCLRSLLTKLGATIKPFAEQISGLGCLDEEDYII; this comes from the exons ATGAGCGTGATCAAGTCCATATTTCTGCTCAGTATTTTGGCT GTCTGCCTCATCCCACGGGAAACGGAGGCCCAGGCCACTATTGGTGAAAGCTGGGGAAGGTTGGGCAAGTGTACTCAGGTGGGCATCGAAACACTGACCAGCCTGGCCAACAAAATCGTCCCGACCGTTTATGAGTTGAAACAATGCTCCGGATACGTATCTTTGGAACCGCCAAACGGCAAAGACAGGAAGATTACCTGGTACCTTAAGGTATCCTATGAGTTCTTCAAGAAACTGGTCTTTGACGAGCCCAAATGTCTGCGCAGTCTACTGACCAAGTTAGGTGCCACAATCAAACCATTTGCCGAGCAGATATCGGGACTGGGTTGCTTGGACGAAGAAGATTATATcatttaa
- the LOC117135466 gene encoding accessory gland protein Acp53Ea produces the protein MKLIKVTLVFSLLALVFVAQTEAQNPIWEKWLTCNRIGTKALGSLLRETIPTVRNLLNCIDYNPPTDIGNSYLSKLKLYYELLKRGALDKTQCLIVPLKESVRLLRPFIKSLETNKCLGE, from the exons ATGAAACTGATAAAGGTTACCCTAGTGTTCAGCTTACTGGCT CTCGTATTTGTGGCCCAAACCGAGGCACAAAATCCAATATGGGAGAAATGGCTGACATGCAATAGAATTGGTACTAAAGCCCTTGGCAGTCTGCTGAGAGAAACAATCCCAACCGTTCGCAATTTGCTGAACTGCATTGACTATAATCCACCCACCGATATTGGAAATAGTTACCTTTCAAAACTTAAGTTGTACTATGAGCTACTCAAGCGAGGTGCGCTTGACAAGACTCAGTGTTTGATTGTGCCACTCAAGGAATCAGTGAGACTACTCAGGCCTTTTATAAAATCGCTTGAGACCAACAAATGCTTGGGTGAATAA
- the LOC117135463 gene encoding uncharacterized protein LOC117135463, producing the protein MKSNQVFYIALSLLLLGSLLPNEVESLKVDLNKLSECTESGLKVAATLISRAIPCVKKLAKCADFRAIKTKDLDITGLALLGYQYLQKVVNNQRCLLITLKEGYDAVSPYIDKLISENCLPGLS; encoded by the exons ATGAAGTCCAACCAAGTATTTTACATCGCCTTGAGCTTGCTT ctGCTGGGATCCTTGCTGCCAAACGAAGTGGAGTCCTTAAAAGTAGATCTTAATAAGCTGTCGGAGTGCACAGAATCGGGATTGAAAGTAGCCGCCACGTTGATCTCGAGGGCGATACCATGTGTAAAAAAATTGGCAAAGTGTGCTGACTTTCGAGCCATTAAGACTAAGGACCTTGATATTACCGGACTGGCCCTCTTGGGCTATCAATATCTGCAAAAGGTCGTGAACAACCAAAGATGTCTATTGATCACCTTGAAAGAAGGCTACGATGCTGTTTCGCCATACATTGACAAACTTATTAGTGAGAATTGCCTACCAGGGCTCAGCTAa